One Thermus sp. CCB_US3_UF1 DNA window includes the following coding sequences:
- a CDS encoding SDR family NAD(P)-dependent oxidoreductase yields MPNALVTGAGTGIGRAIAERLVRDGFKVWVTDLKEEWAQEVGEALGMPHLKVDVTRRTDLEQARERVYAEDGRLDLLVANAGVSTMNPFLDLTEEEWDFNFAVNAKGTFLTLQTFARAMVAQPPMPGRGVRGKLVAIASMAARQAAPLLAHYSASKFAVLGLVQAAAKELAPYRITVNAVNPGFVRTSMQEREVAWEARLRGLTPEEVVQDYLRQTPLGRLEAPEDVAGVVSFLAGPDADFITGEAVEVNGGAWIF; encoded by the coding sequence ATGCCTAACGCCTTGGTGACGGGGGCGGGCACCGGCATCGGCCGGGCCATCGCCGAGCGGCTGGTGCGGGATGGGTTCAAGGTCTGGGTCACGGACCTTAAGGAGGAGTGGGCCCAGGAGGTGGGGGAGGCCCTGGGCATGCCCCACCTCAAGGTGGACGTGACCAGGCGGACCGACCTGGAGCAGGCCCGGGAACGGGTCTATGCCGAGGATGGCCGCCTGGACCTCCTGGTGGCCAACGCCGGGGTTTCCACCATGAACCCCTTCCTGGACCTCACCGAGGAGGAGTGGGACTTCAACTTTGCCGTGAACGCCAAGGGCACCTTCCTCACCCTGCAGACCTTCGCCCGGGCCATGGTGGCCCAGCCCCCCATGCCCGGCCGGGGGGTGCGGGGCAAGCTGGTGGCCATCGCCTCCATGGCCGCCCGCCAGGCCGCTCCCCTTCTCGCCCACTACTCCGCCAGCAAGTTCGCTGTCCTGGGCCTGGTCCAGGCAGCGGCCAAGGAGCTTGCCCCCTACCGCATCACGGTCAACGCGGTGAACCCGGGCTTCGTGCGCACCTCCATGCAGGAGCGGGAGGTGGCCTGGGAGGCCAGGCTTCGGGGCCTCACCCCGGAGGAGGTGGTCCAGGACTACCTGCGCCAGACCCCCTTGGGCCGCCTCGAGGCCCCCGAGGACGTGGCCGGGGTGGTGAGCTTCCTGGCGGGCCCCGATGCGGACTTCATCACCGGGGAGGCGGTGGAGGTGAACGGCGGTGCCTGGATCTTCTAG
- a CDS encoding carbohydrate ABC transporter permease yields MPGSSRGLRHLAHALLWAYSLAFLLPLLWTLRSALLPEGLAYALPPAWGPWTLENFAQVLQGPLGKAFRNSLLVAGLVVALGLPLAAGLGYALARHRLGGEPLRFAVLATQMLPPIVLALPLFALFRALGLSGSLWALVLAYLAFALPFMAWLLLGFFQGLPRELLEAAYVDGASPYQAFFRVVLPLSAPGLFAAGVLGFLLSWNEFLFALLLSGRETQTVPVALSALVTQRGVLFAQVAAGVVLSVIPVALLARTVDRYLVEGLTLGAVK; encoded by the coding sequence GTGCCTGGATCTTCTAGGGGGCTTCGCCACCTGGCCCACGCCCTCCTCTGGGCCTACAGCCTGGCCTTCCTCCTTCCCCTCCTCTGGACCCTGCGGAGCGCCCTCCTGCCCGAGGGCTTGGCCTATGCCCTGCCGCCCGCCTGGGGACCCTGGACCCTGGAGAACTTCGCCCAGGTCCTCCAGGGGCCCCTGGGCAAGGCCTTCCGCAACAGCCTCCTGGTGGCGGGCCTGGTGGTGGCCCTCGGGCTTCCCCTGGCCGCGGGCCTGGGCTACGCCCTGGCCCGCCACCGCCTGGGCGGCGAGCCCCTACGCTTCGCCGTCTTGGCCACCCAGATGCTTCCCCCCATCGTCCTGGCCCTGCCCCTCTTTGCCCTTTTCCGGGCCCTGGGGCTTTCGGGCTCCCTTTGGGCCCTGGTCCTGGCCTACCTGGCCTTTGCCCTCCCCTTCATGGCCTGGCTCCTCCTGGGCTTTTTCCAGGGGCTTCCCCGGGAACTCCTGGAGGCGGCCTATGTGGACGGGGCGAGCCCCTACCAGGCCTTTTTCCGCGTGGTCCTGCCCCTCTCCGCCCCTGGCCTCTTCGCCGCGGGGGTCCTGGGCTTCCTCCTTTCCTGGAACGAATTCCTCTTCGCCCTGCTCCTCTCGGGGAGGGAGACCCAGACGGTGCCCGTGGCCCTCTCTGCCCTGGTGACCCAGCGGGGGGTGCTCTTCGCCCAGGTGGCGGCGGGGGTGGTGCTCTCCGTGATCCCTGTGGCCCTTCTCGCCCGCACGGTGGACCGGTACCTGGTGGAAGGTCTCACCCTGGGGGCGGTGAAGTGA
- a CDS encoding extracellular solute-binding protein: MRRLLAVALALWGLSLAQGVVLRALMEDVPETRIIEALLPEFERATGIRVEFEKVQYAAMHDKLVAQLLAPESAYDFLQVDFLWAGEFPAAGWLEPLEPFVKASGFDLTPYYPSMLDLVGYYRGTLYMIPMYNYAMGLIYRKDLLERKDLKGRFQSQFKRPLALPKNLQEYVDLSLFMARNAGVAGAAMQGQRGDPNFMEFSNYLFAAGGDYVDKGGRVVLNSPQGERALTLYVRNLREGAQKGALNANLDDTFRVMCQGGAFSMVTYWWMLPQLNDPKQCPKVAGKVALSPMPGGVGVSGGWGWAIPKNSRNKEAAWRFISWVESKEIVRQRALQGHAPTRKDAFQDPEVLRKYPYYKEAERILARAKKVPIFAYTAEMEDVVGREISLAAAGQKGVKQALQDAAKGLEALLRKAGLLR, translated from the coding sequence ATGAGGCGGCTTTTGGCGGTGGCGTTGGCCCTTTGGGGCCTCTCCCTGGCCCAGGGGGTGGTGCTCCGGGCCCTCATGGAGGACGTGCCCGAAACCCGGATCATCGAGGCCCTCCTCCCCGAGTTTGAGCGGGCCACGGGCATCCGGGTGGAGTTTGAGAAGGTCCAGTACGCGGCCATGCACGACAAGCTGGTGGCCCAGCTCCTGGCCCCGGAAAGCGCCTACGACTTCCTCCAGGTGGACTTCCTCTGGGCAGGGGAGTTCCCGGCGGCGGGGTGGCTGGAGCCCCTGGAGCCCTTCGTGAAGGCCAGCGGCTTTGACCTCACCCCCTACTACCCCTCCATGCTGGACCTGGTGGGCTACTACCGGGGGACCCTCTACATGATCCCCATGTACAACTACGCCATGGGCCTCATCTACCGCAAGGACCTCCTGGAGCGCAAGGACCTCAAGGGCCGCTTCCAGTCCCAGTTCAAACGGCCCCTGGCCCTGCCCAAAAACCTCCAGGAGTACGTGGACCTCTCCCTCTTCATGGCCAGAAACGCCGGGGTGGCGGGGGCAGCCATGCAGGGGCAGCGGGGGGACCCCAACTTCATGGAGTTCTCCAACTACCTCTTCGCCGCCGGGGGGGACTACGTGGACAAGGGGGGACGGGTTGTGCTCAATAGCCCCCAAGGGGAGCGGGCCCTCACCCTCTACGTGCGCAACCTGCGGGAGGGGGCCCAGAAGGGGGCCCTGAACGCCAACCTGGACGACACCTTCCGGGTCATGTGCCAGGGCGGGGCCTTCAGCATGGTCACCTACTGGTGGATGCTGCCCCAGCTCAACGACCCCAAGCAGTGCCCCAAGGTGGCGGGGAAGGTGGCCTTGAGCCCCATGCCGGGCGGGGTCGGGGTGAGCGGGGGCTGGGGCTGGGCCATCCCCAAAAACAGCCGCAACAAGGAGGCGGCCTGGCGGTTTATCTCCTGGGTGGAGTCCAAGGAAATCGTGAGGCAACGGGCCCTCCAGGGCCACGCCCCCACCCGTAAGGACGCCTTCCAGGACCCCGAGGTGCTGCGGAAGTACCCCTACTACAAGGAGGCGGAGCGCATCCTGGCCAGGGCCAAGAAGGTGCCCATCTTCGCCTACACCGCGGAGATGGAAGACGTGGTGGGCCGGGAGATCAGCCTGGCGGCTGCAGGGCAGAAGGGGGTCAAGCAGGCTCTGCAGGATGCGGCCAAGGGCCTCGAGGCCCTCCTCCGCAAGGCGGGCCTCCTGAGGTAG
- a CDS encoding carbohydrate ABC transporter permease yields the protein MGERRSAWVLALPGLLLLAGVVGFPLLYALFLSLTGYTFLRPSYALQGLARYREALADPYFLNALGLTALYLLLTVGLTLALGLLLAVLLHQNLPFRGFHYFAVSLPMLIAPVGVGLIWKMILHPELGILAYLLGGVDFFGEARYALLSLALVDVWQQVSFAALVLLAGLRSLPREPLEAAYVDGATPWQAFWRVTFPLLRPVLLALLVLQTLTEVRTYDLVYVLTRGGPGSSTDLVSYYIYRKAFLGLDLSGASAMGYLLLLLSLLLVAAYYRLLTRGWT from the coding sequence GTGGGGGAGAGGCGCTCGGCCTGGGTCCTGGCCCTGCCTGGACTCCTCCTCCTGGCCGGGGTGGTGGGCTTCCCCCTCCTTTACGCCCTGTTCCTCTCCCTCACCGGCTACACCTTCCTCCGGCCCAGCTACGCCCTCCAGGGCCTCGCCCGCTACCGGGAGGCCCTGGCGGACCCCTACTTCCTCAATGCCCTCGGCCTCACCGCCCTCTACCTCCTCCTCACCGTGGGCCTTACCCTGGCCTTGGGCCTCCTCCTGGCCGTCCTCCTGCACCAGAACCTCCCCTTTAGGGGCTTCCACTACTTCGCCGTGAGCCTGCCCATGCTCATCGCCCCGGTGGGGGTGGGGCTCATCTGGAAGATGATCCTCCACCCTGAGCTGGGCATCCTGGCCTACCTCCTGGGCGGGGTGGACTTTTTCGGGGAGGCCCGCTACGCCCTCCTCTCCCTGGCCCTGGTGGACGTGTGGCAGCAGGTTTCTTTTGCCGCCCTGGTCCTCCTGGCGGGCCTTAGGAGCCTTCCCCGGGAGCCCTTGGAGGCGGCCTATGTGGACGGGGCCACCCCCTGGCAGGCCTTCTGGCGGGTCACCTTTCCCCTGCTCCGGCCCGTCCTCCTGGCCCTCCTGGTCCTGCAAACCCTCACCGAGGTGCGCACCTACGACCTGGTCTACGTCCTCACCCGGGGGGGGCCGGGCTCGTCCACAGACCTGGTGAGCTACTACATCTACCGCAAGGCCTTCCTGGGCCTGGACCTTTCGGGGGCGAGCGCCATGGGGTACCTGCTCCTGCTCCTTTCCCTCCTTCTGGTGGCCGCCTACTACCGCCTTCTGACCCGAGGGTGGACATGA
- a CDS encoding sugar phosphate isomerase/epimerase, which translates to MRLGFRPPKDPEGFLAYARVLAGRYAFIEVPGSAAPHLEGVAQEARGMGYRLTYHARYLDLYPGSPVPEIREASLRLLREDLERAARMGAFLVNVHAGNIPWTDYPPPGLSPAHEALREAEGRLRREYLERALEALAGLASLALDLGLKLTLENLPAPQEVPRTPEEMALFLAVPGLEFCLDLGHAQMAGQDPKGFLEALGGRLVHVHAHRNDGRFDLHLPPRPEDLNPFLDTPCTLLVELPPRGVGEYLALVGDQP; encoded by the coding sequence ATGAGGTTGGGTTTCCGCCCCCCCAAGGACCCCGAGGGCTTCCTGGCCTACGCCCGGGTCCTCGCAGGGAGGTATGCCTTCATCGAGGTCCCTGGCTCGGCCGCCCCCCATCTGGAGGGGGTGGCCCAGGAGGCCAGGGGGATGGGGTACCGCCTCACCTACCATGCCCGCTACCTGGACCTCTACCCGGGCTCCCCGGTGCCCGAGATCCGGGAGGCCTCCCTGAGGCTCCTCAGGGAGGACCTGGAGCGGGCGGCCCGCATGGGGGCCTTTCTGGTGAACGTCCACGCGGGGAACATCCCCTGGACGGACTACCCGCCCCCGGGCCTTTCCCCAGCCCACGAGGCCCTGCGGGAGGCGGAGGGGAGGCTCCGCCGGGAGTACCTGGAGAGGGCCTTGGAAGCCCTTGCGGGCCTGGCTAGCCTGGCCCTGGACCTGGGCCTAAAGCTTACCCTGGAGAACCTCCCTGCCCCCCAGGAGGTGCCCAGGACCCCCGAGGAGATGGCCCTCTTCTTGGCGGTGCCGGGGTTGGAGTTCTGCCTGGACCTGGGGCATGCCCAGATGGCCGGGCAGGACCCCAAGGGTTTCCTGGAAGCCCTAGGGGGTAGGCTTGTCCACGTGCACGCCCACCGGAACGACGGGCGGTTTGACCTGCACCTGCCGCCCCGCCCGGAAGACCTAAACCCTTTCCTGGACACCCCCTGCACCCTCCTGGTGGAGCTCCCCCCCAGGGGGGTAGGGGAGTACCTGGCCTTGGTGGGAGACCAACCGTAA
- a CDS encoding antibiotic biosynthesis monooxygenase: MFVVMNRIPVKPEYADRFEEVFRTRARLVDRMPGFIRNLVLRPKDPEDPYIVITFWESEEAFRAWTESPEFREGHARSGTLPKEAFRGPNRLETFSVFLDSQDSHG; this comes from the coding sequence GTGTTCGTGGTGATGAACCGCATCCCGGTTAAACCCGAGTACGCCGATAGGTTTGAAGAGGTTTTTCGGACCCGGGCCCGCCTGGTGGACCGGATGCCTGGATTCATCCGCAATCTGGTCCTTAGGCCCAAGGACCCGGAGGACCCCTACATCGTCATAACCTTTTGGGAGAGCGAGGAGGCTTTCCGCGCCTGGACGGAGAGCCCCGAGTTCCGCGAGGGCCATGCCCGCAGCGGCACCTTGCCCAAGGAGGCCTTCCGGGGCCCGAACCGCTTGGAAACCTTTTCGGTCTTCTTGGACTCGCAGGACAGCCATGGCTAG
- a CDS encoding DUF3386 family protein, whose protein sequence is MARPDIETPSAWVLLKRARERVYTLPEDFPGFRGTLALFAGGLWHFGRVEVQGFSPKVDLLGHLRSVAERELASLLGHRRPVPFPEGEGKYPMRLFEEGPLGTGIALEDPFRSRIWVKGNRLQVIERHLAGGSFRIHLEVWREVEEGLLPQRFLLVHRDPEGRVVRVERFRDEYQKVGPYWLPVEREVVVEAKGLEVLVLRLEELEVNG, encoded by the coding sequence ATGGCTAGGCCTGACATCGAAACGCCTTCCGCCTGGGTACTTCTGAAGCGGGCCCGGGAACGGGTTTACACCCTACCGGAGGATTTTCCGGGCTTTCGGGGGACCCTGGCCCTTTTTGCCGGGGGTTTATGGCACTTCGGCCGGGTGGAGGTCCAGGGGTTTAGCCCCAAGGTGGACCTTTTGGGCCATCTTCGCTCCGTGGCGGAGAGGGAACTCGCCTCCCTCCTGGGCCACCGCCGTCCAGTGCCCTTCCCCGAAGGGGAGGGGAAGTACCCCATGCGCCTCTTTGAAGAGGGTCCCCTAGGAACGGGGATCGCCCTCGAGGATCCCTTCCGCTCCCGCATATGGGTAAAGGGGAACCGGCTTCAGGTGATCGAGCGGCACCTGGCTGGGGGCTCCTTTCGCATCCACCTGGAGGTTTGGCGGGAGGTGGAGGAAGGGCTTCTGCCCCAGCGTTTCCTCCTGGTCCATCGGGACCCTGAGGGGCGGGTGGTGAGGGTGGAGCGTTTCCGGGACGAGTACCAAAAGGTGGGTCCCTACTGGCTTCCCGTAGAACGGGAAGTGGTGGTGGAGGCCAAGGGGCTTGAGGTGCTTGTGCTGCGTCTGGAGGAGCTGGAGGTGAACGGATGA
- a CDS encoding hemin ABC transporter substrate-binding protein, with amino-acid sequence MKGFYVGLLLLSCTLAQAQPFRVVDAKGTEIQVRSLERIVSLDGITTEILFALGVGDKVVGRDDSSYYPPEVLKRPSVGYQFRLSAEGILSLRPTLVIGREDVRPPQVVDQLRGAGVAVVLVPTEPTVEGAKRKIRTVAQAVGRLEQGEALVRALERDLLALRAFQAQQAPKGRLRGLFLYLRGPQTTFVCGEGSTPVGMMELAGLINAAKGIRECQPMTAESVVAARPDVLVVFQKGLESVGGLEGLLKLPGVAQTPAGQNRKVVAMDDLYLGSFGPRAGRAALDLFRAAYLREGFVEVR; translated from the coding sequence ATGAAGGGGTTCTATGTGGGGCTTTTGCTTTTGTCTTGCACCCTAGCCCAGGCCCAGCCCTTCCGGGTAGTGGACGCCAAGGGGACGGAAATACAGGTGCGTTCCCTTGAACGCATCGTCAGCTTGGACGGAATCACCACGGAGATCCTCTTCGCCTTGGGCGTGGGGGACAAGGTGGTGGGCCGGGATGATTCCAGCTACTATCCACCGGAAGTCCTCAAGCGTCCCAGCGTGGGCTATCAGTTCCGGCTTTCCGCGGAGGGGATCCTCTCCTTAAGGCCCACCTTGGTCATCGGCCGGGAAGATGTGCGCCCACCCCAGGTGGTGGACCAGCTTCGGGGGGCCGGGGTGGCCGTGGTCCTGGTGCCCACGGAGCCCACCGTGGAGGGGGCAAAGCGAAAGATCCGCACCGTGGCCCAGGCTGTTGGCCGGTTGGAGCAAGGAGAGGCTCTGGTACGTGCCTTGGAGCGGGATTTGCTGGCCTTGCGGGCCTTTCAAGCTCAGCAAGCTCCCAAAGGTAGGCTCCGGGGCCTCTTCCTCTACCTGCGCGGCCCCCAGACCACCTTCGTGTGCGGGGAGGGGAGTACCCCCGTGGGGATGATGGAGCTGGCGGGCCTGATCAACGCAGCCAAGGGCATCCGGGAGTGCCAGCCCATGACCGCGGAGAGTGTGGTGGCGGCCCGTCCTGACGTGCTGGTGGTCTTCCAAAAGGGCTTGGAGAGCGTGGGTGGCCTGGAGGGCCTTCTCAAGCTTCCTGGTGTGGCCCAAACCCCTGCGGGGCAGAACCGCAAGGTGGTGGCCATGGACGACCTCTACCTGGGTTCCTTTGGGCCTAGGGCTGGCAGGGCCGCCCTGGACCTTTTCCGTGCGGCTTACCTGCGGGAAGGGTTCGTGGAGGTGCGTTGA
- a CDS encoding iron ABC transporter permease has protein sequence MSGLGVALRARAYRLALLGLALLLPLALLLGAGLGAYPIPPLAIPGILYRGEGLEYQVLTALRFPRVLGAALVGGLLALAGAVLQGFFRNPLVDPGLIGVSSGAALGAALFIVLVPGAGNLEVYALPLFAFLGGLLATLLLWRIAQTPLGVQVSVLLLSGIALNALVGGGIGILTFLASEQELRSLTFWTLGGFSGLTWRLLLAALPLALLALYLLFPLARGLNALALGEREAFHLGVGLEGLKRRAVAGAALGVGVSVALAGGIGFIGLVAPHLFRLLAGPDHRYLLPGAFLLGASLAVLADLLARTLAAPAEMPVGVITALLGGPFFLYLVLRYKREVYRA, from the coding sequence ATGAGCGGCCTCGGGGTCGCCCTGCGGGCCCGGGCTTACCGCCTTGCCCTTCTGGGCCTGGCCCTCCTCCTGCCCCTGGCCTTGCTCCTTGGGGCGGGCCTGGGAGCCTACCCCATACCTCCCCTGGCCATACCGGGGATCCTCTACCGGGGGGAGGGGTTGGAGTACCAGGTCCTGACCGCCCTTCGCTTTCCCAGGGTTTTGGGGGCGGCCTTGGTCGGAGGGCTGTTGGCCCTGGCGGGAGCCGTGCTCCAGGGGTTTTTCCGCAACCCCTTGGTGGACCCGGGGCTGATCGGGGTCTCCTCGGGTGCGGCCCTGGGGGCAGCCTTGTTCATCGTTCTCGTACCCGGGGCGGGAAACCTAGAGGTCTACGCCCTTCCCCTTTTCGCCTTCCTCGGAGGGCTTCTGGCTACCCTTCTCCTCTGGCGCATCGCCCAGACCCCCTTGGGGGTCCAGGTTTCCGTGCTTCTCCTCTCGGGCATCGCCCTGAATGCCCTGGTGGGGGGTGGGATCGGCATCCTCACCTTCCTCGCCAGCGAACAAGAACTCCGGAGCCTGACCTTCTGGACCCTGGGCGGGTTTTCTGGGCTGACCTGGAGGCTTCTCCTGGCCGCCTTACCCCTAGCCCTTCTCGCCCTCTACCTCCTTTTCCCCTTGGCCCGGGGACTCAACGCCCTGGCCCTGGGGGAGCGGGAGGCCTTCCACCTGGGGGTGGGCCTCGAGGGCCTCAAACGGAGGGCGGTGGCTGGGGCGGCCTTGGGGGTGGGGGTTTCCGTGGCCCTGGCAGGGGGAATCGGCTTCATCGGCTTGGTGGCCCCCCATCTCTTCCGGCTCTTGGCAGGACCGGACCACCGCTACCTGCTGCCCGGGGCCTTTCTCCTCGGGGCTAGCCTGGCGGTGCTTGCCGACCTCTTGGCCCGCACCCTGGCGGCCCCAGCGGAGATGCCCGTGGGGGTAATCACCGCCCTTCTGGGGGGACCCTTCTTCCTCTATCTGGTGCTGCGCTACAAGCGGGAGGTGTACCGTGCTTGA
- a CDS encoding ABC transporter ATP-binding protein → MLEARGLGYRKEGRWLLRGVDLSLAPGDFLAVLGPNGSGKTTLLRLLAGELSPSEGEVRLLGRPLGSYTPLELARQRAVLSQNRELAFSFTAYEVAFLGRHPHLEGRERSLDHEKTLEALRRAQALPLRERLYPTLSGGEGIRVEVARLLNQEPRFFLLDEPTNHLDPRYALEVLLLFRALAYEGRGVLAVLHDLNLASLFANRLLLLKGGRVLAYGSPEAVLCPELLEEAYEVPFYALAHGGVSLFLPVPREVVRGT, encoded by the coding sequence GTGCTTGAGGCTAGGGGGCTGGGCTACAGGAAGGAGGGGCGGTGGCTCCTTCGGGGGGTAGACCTCTCCCTTGCCCCAGGGGACTTCCTGGCGGTTTTGGGTCCCAACGGCAGTGGCAAAACCACCCTCCTCCGCCTCCTTGCAGGGGAGCTTTCCCCGTCGGAAGGGGAGGTGCGGCTCCTGGGCAGGCCCCTTGGGTCCTACACCCCCCTGGAGCTTGCCCGCCAGCGGGCCGTGCTCTCGCAAAACCGGGAGTTGGCCTTTTCCTTTACGGCCTACGAGGTGGCTTTCCTGGGCCGCCACCCCCATCTTGAGGGCAGGGAGCGTTCCCTGGACCACGAAAAGACCCTCGAGGCCCTTCGGCGTGCCCAGGCCCTTCCCCTCCGGGAAAGGCTATACCCTACCCTCTCCGGGGGGGAGGGCATACGGGTAGAGGTGGCGAGGCTACTCAACCAAGAACCGAGGTTCTTTCTTTTGGACGAGCCCACCAACCACCTGGACCCCCGCTACGCCCTGGAGGTTCTGCTCCTCTTCCGTGCCCTGGCCTATGAGGGGAGGGGGGTGCTGGCCGTGCTTCACGATCTCAACCTGGCTTCCCTTTTCGCCAACCGTCTTCTCCTCCTCAAAGGGGGACGGGTTTTGGCCTATGGCAGCCCGGAGGCGGTGCTCTGTCCTGAGCTTCTGGAGGAGGCTTACGAGGTGCCTTTTTATGCCCTGGCCCATGGGGGGGTATCCCTTTTCCTGCCTGTTCCCCGGGAGGTGGTCCGTGGAACCTGA
- a CDS encoding IS256-like element ISTth4 family transposase, with the protein MFNRGAHLSTRRCPVDQDTLRILLREAVRETVAEVLQTVLELDRTAFLQVHGGRRNGYYPRKLETTFGQVDLKVPRDRESRYYPAFLKPYVRRLVDVGEVAVALYAAGVSQRKAAEILSLLLGHRYSHETLSALTDEVLEAAGAFRTRPLPEEMAFVYLDGLSLKVFREGEGIVRESVYVALGIAPNGERRVLGFWLLPTESALGWEGVLGELWQRGLRRVLLFITDGLPGLPEAIRRVYPQAEWQRCVVHGVRWSLSQVRARDRGLLAEDLRRVYGAESREEALGALEEVKAAWGSRYPGVVGLWVQDSGAFLRFYGYPKVLWPYLRSTNLMERFIREVRRGTKVRDHKFPKEEAVYKLLYLESERQEGRWAERKLKGFSEVKEVLEKMLQERYAPRTQTLTHNS; encoded by the coding sequence GTGTTTAATAGGGGGGCACACCTTAGCACGAGGAGGTGCCCCGTGGACCAGGATACCTTGCGGATCTTGCTGAGGGAAGCGGTGCGGGAGACAGTAGCCGAGGTTCTGCAGACGGTTCTGGAGCTGGACCGGACGGCCTTCTTGCAGGTGCACGGAGGCCGCAGGAACGGCTACTACCCCCGCAAGCTGGAGACCACCTTCGGCCAGGTGGACCTGAAGGTCCCTAGGGATCGGGAATCTCGGTATTACCCGGCTTTCCTTAAGCCCTACGTCCGCCGCCTGGTGGACGTGGGGGAAGTGGCGGTAGCCCTTTACGCCGCCGGGGTCAGTCAGCGCAAGGCGGCCGAGATACTGAGCCTGCTCTTAGGCCACCGCTACTCCCACGAGACCCTGAGCGCCCTGACGGACGAGGTCCTGGAGGCGGCAGGAGCCTTCCGCACCCGGCCTTTGCCCGAGGAGATGGCCTTCGTCTACCTGGACGGGCTTTCCCTAAAGGTCTTCAGGGAAGGAGAAGGGATCGTACGGGAAAGCGTGTATGTGGCCCTGGGCATCGCCCCTAATGGGGAGAGGCGGGTCCTGGGGTTTTGGCTGTTGCCCACGGAGAGCGCCCTGGGATGGGAGGGGGTCCTGGGGGAGCTTTGGCAGCGGGGCCTGCGGCGGGTATTGCTCTTCATCACCGACGGGCTGCCCGGGCTTCCTGAAGCGATCCGCAGGGTCTACCCTCAGGCGGAATGGCAGCGGTGCGTGGTGCACGGGGTGCGGTGGAGCCTGTCCCAGGTGCGGGCGCGGGACCGGGGCCTGCTGGCGGAGGACCTGAGGCGGGTGTACGGGGCGGAGAGCCGGGAAGAAGCTCTTGGGGCCTTGGAGGAGGTGAAGGCCGCCTGGGGTTCGCGGTACCCGGGGGTGGTGGGGCTTTGGGTACAGGATTCGGGGGCCTTCCTGCGGTTCTACGGGTACCCCAAGGTGCTTTGGCCGTACCTGCGGAGCACCAACCTGATGGAGCGGTTTATCCGGGAAGTGCGGCGGGGGACGAAGGTGCGGGACCACAAGTTTCCTAAGGAAGAGGCGGTGTACAAGCTTCTTTACCTGGAGTCGGAGAGGCAGGAAGGGAGGTGGGCAGAACGGAAACTAAAGGGGTTCTCGGAGGTGAAGGAGGTGCTGGAGAAGATGCTTCAGGAGCGGTATGCCCCCCGTACACAGACTCTTACACATAACTCTTGA
- a CDS encoding iron-siderophore ABC transporter substrate-binding protein: MAALDWRPLEDLLLLGVRPVAGADLADFPKWVKVPLPQGIADLGGRTAPNLERLLALRPDLILGYTGFQGRLYPELSRIAPTALYDYLPSEGQLAAMRRHFLLHAQLVGKAKEGERILSDLDRFLAQARERLEQRGLGGRPFLLVQAWARDKVYNIFTRSTLASEVLEAVGLRNAWTGKAEAYGLSRVGPEGLVRLVRENPGVQVLLIAQPGNNPLADPAIGPLLRLQGARVHPMDPATWTYGGPLSVRVLVEEALRVLLGGKP; this comes from the coding sequence GTGGCGGCCTTGGATTGGAGGCCTCTGGAAGACCTCTTGCTTCTGGGGGTTAGGCCTGTGGCCGGGGCGGACCTGGCTGACTTCCCCAAATGGGTGAAGGTTCCCCTTCCCCAAGGGATCGCGGATCTAGGTGGGCGCACCGCCCCCAACCTTGAGCGCCTCCTTGCCTTGAGGCCTGACCTGATCCTGGGCTACACGGGCTTTCAAGGCCGTCTCTATCCGGAGCTGTCCCGCATCGCCCCCACGGCCCTCTACGATTACCTGCCTTCGGAGGGGCAGCTTGCTGCCATGCGCCGACACTTCCTGCTCCATGCCCAGCTGGTGGGCAAGGCCAAGGAGGGGGAGAGGATACTCTCGGATTTAGACCGCTTTCTGGCCCAGGCCCGGGAGCGCTTGGAGCAGAGGGGGCTCGGGGGTAGGCCCTTCCTCCTGGTGCAAGCCTGGGCCAGGGACAAGGTGTACAACATCTTCACCCGCTCCACCTTGGCCTCCGAGGTCCTGGAGGCCGTGGGTCTGCGCAACGCCTGGACGGGGAAGGCTGAGGCTTACGGTCTTTCCCGGGTAGGGCCCGAAGGGCTGGTGCGCCTGGTGCGGGAGAACCCAGGGGTGCAGGTGTTGCTCATCGCCCAGCCGGGAAACAACCCCCTGGCTGACCCTGCCATTGGGCCCCTGCTCCGCCTCCAGGGGGCCCGGGTCCATCCCATGGATCCGGCCACCTGGACCTACGGGGGTCCCCTTTCGGTTCGGGTACTGGTGGAGGAGGCGTTGCGGGTCCTTCTGGGGGGTAAACCATGA